From the Candidatus Hydrogenedentota bacterium genome, the window TTGCGCCAAACCCAAGGATGCCGCGCAGTACGGTGGCGCCGGCCATGCCCCGCTTGCGCGCCATCTCCACAATGACCTCGTAGAGCGGACGGCCCTCGTGCCGGTCGCTCTCGCCGATGAAAATGCGCAGGAGTTGGGCTTCCCAAGGCAGTTTCATACGCGTGTCCTCACCATGCGCGGCCCGCGAACAGGCCCGCGAACAGGGCCGCCAGCCCGGCGCAGTTCATGACCACCACGTTCGCGGCGGCGCGGAGCCATTCCGCGTCGCGCATGAGTTCGCTCGTTTCGAGCATGAACGCGGAAAACGTCGTGAATGCGCCCATGAACCCGATCAGCACGATCGCGCGCGTCTCGCCCGTAACCTGGATGCGATGTTCGGCCAGCGTCCAGGCCAGACCCGCGAGAAAACAGCCGGCCGTATTCACCGCCAGCGTGCCCCAGGGAAACGCCGCGCCGGTCCCGCGCTGGACCCAGCCCGAGACGGAGTACCGCGCGAGCGTGCCCAACGCGCCCGCCAATGCGAGCAATAACAATTTCCGCCACATATTCCGCGTTTCGCCCTTGGTGAAAGGCAGCTGCCGTTTCCCCGGACTGCCGCGCCGACTGCTTTTGGTCACGGCGTTCGCCCGAATACGCGGAAAGTCTACCCGATTGTCCGCCATCGGGCAATGCGCCCGCGCCGCACCGGATGCCGGCTGCCCAGCAACAGGCAGAGGGGGCGTCCGGAGCATTCATCGGTGCTGATAAACAATAGTGAGGGAGAAGCGGGCGCGGCCTGACCCCCGCGATCGAAGTTCGGGGGACGGACTGAAGACCGGGCATACCGGCGCAGCAAGAAGCCCGGTCACATCAGGCGCGCGCCATCCGGGTGATATAATCGCGCGGGCACACTATAATACCTCACATCTGCGCAGCAAGAAGCCCGGTCACGGGCGCGCCTCCGGGTGATATGACCGCGCGGGTATACTTATAGTGTTTCACATGACGCGGTCTGTGACAAGGAGAAACGCCCTTTGATCTCGCCCTCGATCATATTGCTCACCGCAGGTGTCTTGGTGCTCGCGAGCGTGCTCGCCAGCCGAATCTCGGACCGGTTTGGCGTTCCGGTGTTGCTCCTGTTTCTCGGGATCGGCATGTTGGCGGGCTCGGACGGCCCCGGCGGTATCCGGTTCGACAATGTCTGGGCCGCGAATGTGGTCGGCACCTTTGCCCTTGCCTTTATCCTTTTCGCCGGCGGCCTGGACACCAATTGGCGCATCATTCGCCCGGTCGCGGCCCGGGGCGCGGTACTGTCGACACTGGGCGTGACCATGACCGCCTTGCTGGTTGGTCTCTTTTCCTGGGGTGTGATTGGATTCAATCTCTCGATGGGTTTGCTTGTCGGGGCAATCATTTCCTCGACGGACGCCGCGGCGGTGTTCGCCATCCTGCGCGCGCGCGGCGTTGGGCTGCGGGGTAACCTGAAGCCGCTACTCGAACTCGAATCGGGCAGTAACGATCCGATGGCGATATTCTTGACCATGGGAATGACCCAGGTATTAACCGTTCCGGGTTTTGGCTGGCCGCAGTTGCTGCCCGCGTTCTTGTTGAACATGAGTTGCGGTGTGGTCATGGGCTTGGCGTCGGGAAAAATCGCCGGGGCGCTGTTTAATCGCATTCACCTCGATAACGAGGGCCTCTATCCCATTCTCAGTATGAGTCTCGTTGTGTTGACCTTCGGTACGACGGAATTCTGGGGAGGAAACGGCTTCCTTGCGGTCTATCTCTGCGGTATCCTCATGAACGGCTCGGATTTTGCCCACAAGCGCGCCGTGACGCGGTTTCACGACGGTCTGGCCTGGCTCATGCAGATTCTCTTGTTCCTGGCGCTTGGCCTGCTCGTGTCCCCCTCACAGCTTCCCGCCATCGCGCTCGAAGCGCTCGCTATCGTGGCCTTTTTGATGCTGGTTGCGCGGCCCGCGGCGGTTGCGATTGGGTTGTGGGGCAGCGCGTTCTCGCGGCGCGAGCAGGCGCTCGTCGCGTGGACGGGCCTGCGCGGCGCCGTGCCGATCGTGCTGGCCACAGTCCCATTGACCGCCGGCTATGAGAACTCGAATACGGTGTTTAACGTGGTGTTTTTCACCGTACTCACCTCCGTGTTGATACAAGGCACCCTGCTGATGCCCGTGGCGCGCTGGCTCAAGGTGGACGAACCGATGGCGTCGCGGCCCCGGTTCTCGATCGCGATCGAACGGGCCGGTCAAGCGCAGGGTGAGACACGCGAGGTCGAGATTCAGCCCAACATGGCGGCTGTTGGCCGCGCCATCTCCGACCTCGGCATTCCGCCCGACGTGCTCATCCTGCTGATCGGGCGCGGCGACGGTTCCGTCGTGCCGCGCGGCAATACCCGCATCGAACCATACGACACGCTGCTCCTGCTCGGCAGTCCGGCGGCCCTTCGAAAGGCCGAAGCGGCGGTATTGTCGCCGCCGAAGCGGGCACGCGAGATGGAAGCGCTCGACGACCCGCTCGCAACACTCCCCATGTCCACCGAAGAGAAGTACCTCGCCAAACAGGTGGTAGTTGTCGGCTATGGCCGCGTTGGACGGCGTGTTTGCGACACGCTGGAAGCACGCAGCGTCCCCTTTGTCGTGGCCGACCAGAACCGCGAGATAGTTGAGCAGTTGCGCGCCCGCAATATCCCCGCCGTCGCGGGAG encodes:
- a CDS encoding CrcB family protein, encoding MWRKLLLLALAGALGTLARYSVSGWVQRGTGAAFPWGTLAVNTAGCFLAGLAWTLAEHRIQVTGETRAIVLIGFMGAFTTFSAFMLETSELMRDAEWLRAAANVVVMNCAGLAALFAGLFAGRAW
- a CDS encoding potassium/proton antiporter; amino-acid sequence: MISPSIILLTAGVLVLASVLASRISDRFGVPVLLLFLGIGMLAGSDGPGGIRFDNVWAANVVGTFALAFILFAGGLDTNWRIIRPVAARGAVLSTLGVTMTALLVGLFSWGVIGFNLSMGLLVGAIISSTDAAAVFAILRARGVGLRGNLKPLLELESGSNDPMAIFLTMGMTQVLTVPGFGWPQLLPAFLLNMSCGVVMGLASGKIAGALFNRIHLDNEGLYPILSMSLVVLTFGTTEFWGGNGFLAVYLCGILMNGSDFAHKRAVTRFHDGLAWLMQILLFLALGLLVSPSQLPAIALEALAIVAFLMLVARPAAVAIGLWGSAFSRREQALVAWTGLRGAVPIVLATVPLTAGYENSNTVFNVVFFTVLTSVLIQGTLLMPVARWLKVDEPMASRPRFSIAIERAGQAQGETREVEIQPNMAAVGRAISDLGIPPDVLILLIGRGDGSVVPRGNTRIEPYDTLLLLGSPAALRKAEAAVLSPPKRAREMEALDDPLATLPMSTEEKYLAKQVVVVGYGRVGRRVCDTLEARSVPFVVADQNREIVEQLRARNIPAVAGDASDPLVLTQAHIARAAILVIATPDTLKAGKMIEIA